The stretch of DNA GCGAGACGAATCCGAGCGATCCGAAGCTCCGCCTCCGCCTGCCGGATCCGAGAAGAGGTCGCGCCGCTCGTCCAAATGGGAAACGTCGCGTACACGCCGCCGAACGAGGAGCTCGTCCGCTCTTGTTCCGAGAAGCGGAGATCGTCCGAGTTCCCCGAGAACTGGTACTGCCCCGTAAGATAGAAGTTGGGAAAGCGGTCCGCTCGAACGACCCGGAGGTTCTGTTCGAGGAGGCGCGCGCGGAGCGCGAGCACCGCGAGATCGGGGTTCTCCTCCGCCGCGCGGCCGCCGCGGCCCCGGATCTTCTCGGGAAGAATCGGCGCGTACTCGAGCGCGCCCCGCACCTCGATCGGTTCGCGGACGTCGATGCCGAGCGCCGTCTTGAGATCGTTCCGCGCACGCGCAGCCTCGTTCTCAGCGGCGATCACCCAGGGATCCGCCTCGCTCGCGTCCACCTCGGCCCGAAGAAGCTCAAACTCCGAGGCGAGGCCCCGCTCCCGCCGGAGGCTCGCCGCGTAGCGATGGTGAAGAGCCCGATCGCGCGCCGACCGATAGACCTCGGCTTCCGCCTCCGCGAGAAGCGCTCGGTAGAAGAGACTCTTTACGAGAAGGACGACGCCTTGCTCGCTCGCCTCGACGTCCTCCTTCGCGCTTCGATTGTAAATCTTTGCCGCTTGAAGCGCGGCGCCCACCTTCCCCGCGAGCCAGAGCGGCTGCGTGAGCGAGAGGGTCGCCGTGTAGTCGTAGCGCGAGCCGACCTCGATGCGGATGTTCTCCGGGATCTCTTCGCCGCCTTCCCCGTTCAGCGTGTCCTCCTCGCCGCCGAACGAGGGGAAACCTCCGAAGTAGAACGAGGGGAGCTTGAAGTTTCGCCCGATCCGCCCATCGAGACCGATCTGCGGAAGGGCCGCCGCCCACGCCTCGCGCACGCGGAAGCCGGCCTTCTCCTCCTCGACCCGCGCCGCCTGGAGACCGCGGTTCGTCTCGCGAGCGATCCTCAAGCAGCGGTCGAGGTCGTAGACGTTCGACGTCTCCTCGCCGCGCGCGCCGAGCGGCAGGAGAAGCCCGAGAGCCAGCGCGACGCCGAGAAGCGCGCGGGCGCGGAGCGGATGCTTTCTTTCGCCGTCCGACATTGGAGTGCGCTCTCTCTGCCCGGCACGAAAAGGAGGGAGCGAAGCTCCCTCTGCTCAATCGAAGG from Candidatus Eisenbacteria bacterium encodes:
- a CDS encoding TolC family protein; the encoded protein is MSDGERKHPLRARALLGVALALGLLLPLGARGEETSNVYDLDRCLRIARETNRGLQAARVEEEKAGFRVREAWAAALPQIGLDGRIGRNFKLPSFYFGGFPSFGGEEDTLNGEGGEEIPENIRIEVGSRYDYTATLSLTQPLWLAGKVGAALQAAKIYNRSAKEDVEASEQGVVLLVKSLFYRALLAEAEAEVYRSARDRALHHRYAASLRRERGLASEFELLRAEVDASEADPWVIAAENEAARARNDLKTALGIDVREPIEVRGALEYAPILPEKIRGRGGRAAEENPDLAVLALRARLLEQNLRVVRADRFPNFYLTGQYQFSGNSDDLRFSEQERTSSSFGGVYATFPIWTSGATSSRIRQAEAELRIARIRLAEAEEDVRKAVVAAELDIESAEKRLAASEKSLAYAEKAHAIAETRYESGLLSQIELLDARLALTRSRVAHLRSIHDALLAQAVWMRVVGISWGEEW